Proteins from a genomic interval of Kribbella aluminosa:
- a CDS encoding ABC transporter permease — protein MSSVVRVRRKRAFGKFWNDFRKRRAGVSGLVILGVAVVLALIAPLFIDAGVTNVVSGTGAKLAPPSLDHPLGTDESGRSVLLMIWWGSRTSLLIGFLAALLSMVIGTVLGIAAGHFRGWIGAVILRVTDWFLVLPSLVTALVLAAILGGSTATIIVAIGVTSWPSTARLIRAQTLAVEARPYIERSLALGAGHWHIATRHVLPNVAPLLLASTTLEVASAIVTESTLAFLGVSANKTSWGTMLRGAYDWGAATAGAWWYILVPGLCIVTVVMAFTLCGRALETVLNPRLRTREA, from the coding sequence ATGAGCAGTGTCGTACGGGTACGGCGGAAACGGGCTTTCGGAAAGTTCTGGAACGATTTCCGAAAACGTCGCGCCGGAGTTTCCGGGCTGGTGATCCTCGGGGTCGCGGTGGTGCTGGCGTTGATCGCGCCGCTGTTCATCGACGCCGGCGTGACGAACGTCGTCAGCGGGACCGGCGCGAAGCTGGCGCCGCCGAGCCTCGACCATCCGCTCGGCACCGACGAGTCCGGCCGGTCGGTGCTGCTGATGATCTGGTGGGGTTCGCGGACGTCGCTGCTGATCGGTTTCCTCGCGGCCCTGCTGAGCATGGTGATCGGGACCGTGCTCGGAATCGCGGCCGGGCATTTCCGCGGCTGGATCGGCGCGGTGATCCTGCGGGTGACCGACTGGTTCCTGGTGCTGCCGTCACTGGTCACCGCGCTGGTCCTCGCGGCGATCCTCGGCGGCTCGACCGCGACGATCATCGTGGCGATCGGTGTCACCTCGTGGCCGTCGACGGCGCGGCTGATCCGTGCGCAGACGCTGGCCGTCGAGGCGCGCCCGTACATCGAGAGGTCGCTGGCGCTCGGGGCCGGCCACTGGCACATCGCGACCCGGCACGTGCTGCCGAACGTCGCACCGTTGCTGTTGGCAAGTACGACGCTGGAGGTGGCGAGCGCGATCGTCACCGAGTCGACGCTGGCGTTCCTCGGCGTCAGCGCCAACAAGACCTCGTGGGGGACGATGCTGCGCGGCGCGTACGACTGGGGCGCGGCGACCGCCGGCGCGTGGTGGTACATCCTCGTACCGGGTCTGTGCATCGTGACCGTGGTGATGGCGTTCACCTTGTGTGGAAGGGCTCTGGAGACAGTGCTCAACCCACGCCTGCGGACCCGGGAGGCCTGA
- a CDS encoding ABC transporter ATP-binding protein: MLALEELSVTYSLGAVEVPAVRGVSLELAAGEALGLAGESGSGKSSVALALLRLLPRSAVVGGRVLLDGEDVLTMNWGRLRAVRWSSASIVFQGAQHGLNPVRRIGDQIAEPLQVHKLASGAAADARVKELLEQVGLPAWRARSYPHELSGGMRQRVMIAMALACAPQLIIADEPTTALDLMVQAQVLTLIRQLIAEHGISLLMISHDLSVLADVCDRLAVMYAGRLVEVGPSAGEFRHPYSKALADAFPTVGDPASRLAPRGLAGDPPDPQRLPGGCAFHPRCPVAVEECASTDVQLLVSGDRAAACVLVGE, translated from the coding sequence ATGCTCGCACTCGAAGAGCTCTCCGTCACGTACAGCCTCGGAGCCGTCGAGGTTCCCGCCGTCCGTGGAGTGTCGCTGGAGCTTGCCGCCGGAGAGGCGCTCGGGCTCGCGGGCGAGTCGGGGTCGGGGAAGTCCTCGGTCGCGCTCGCCCTGCTCCGGCTGCTGCCGCGGTCGGCCGTCGTCGGCGGGCGGGTGCTGCTCGACGGCGAGGACGTGCTGACGATGAACTGGGGCCGGTTGCGTGCGGTCCGCTGGTCGTCCGCGTCGATCGTGTTCCAGGGCGCGCAGCACGGCCTCAATCCGGTACGCCGGATCGGCGACCAGATCGCGGAACCGCTGCAGGTGCACAAGCTGGCGTCGGGCGCCGCCGCCGACGCGCGGGTGAAGGAGTTGCTCGAGCAGGTCGGTTTGCCGGCCTGGCGGGCGCGTAGTTATCCGCACGAGCTGAGTGGTGGCATGAGGCAACGAGTGATGATCGCGATGGCGCTGGCGTGTGCGCCGCAGCTGATCATCGCGGACGAGCCGACGACCGCGCTCGACCTGATGGTGCAGGCGCAGGTGCTGACGCTGATCCGGCAGCTGATCGCGGAGCACGGGATCTCGCTGCTGATGATCTCGCACGACCTGTCGGTGCTCGCGGACGTGTGCGACCGGTTGGCGGTGATGTACGCCGGGCGCCTGGTCGAGGTCGGGCCGTCGGCGGGGGAGTTCCGGCACCCGTACAGCAAGGCGCTGGCGGACGCGTTCCCGACGGTCGGGGATCCGGCGTCGCGGCTGGCGCCGCGCGGGCTGGCCGGTGATCCGCCGGATCCGCAGCGGTTGCCGGGCGGGTGCGCGTTCCACCCGCGCTGTCCGGTCGCGGTCGAGGAGTGCGCGAGTACCGACGTACAACTGCTGGTGTCAGGCGACCGGGCGGCCGCCTGTGTCCTGGTGGGGGAGTGA
- a CDS encoding ABC transporter ATP-binding protein, giving the protein MLEATELQVEFPGRAGRRARAVDGVNLSVGAGEIVALVGESGCGKTTLARTLLGLERPSAGRITYDGTPLNYSTRALRTFRRQVQLVLQDPMGSLNPRHTVYEAVAEGPRIHGLPDEESIVTSALARAGLRPPERFFQRYPHELSGGQRQRVVIAGALALEPKVLIADEPVASLDASVRGEILALLLRLRDELGLSALVVTHDLGLAWNIADRVAVMYLGRIVESGRTEDVLTNPQHPYTQALLSVLPESPARIVLTGEPPDPTRIPSGCRFHPRCQLAAAGTAVGACTTTPLPVLSTATGTQVACHLVPAVDNS; this is encoded by the coding sequence TTGCTAGAGGCAACTGAGCTGCAGGTCGAGTTTCCCGGTCGCGCCGGGCGCCGGGCGCGGGCGGTCGACGGCGTCAACCTGTCCGTCGGAGCCGGCGAGATCGTCGCGCTGGTCGGCGAGTCCGGGTGCGGCAAGACCACCCTGGCTCGCACTCTCCTCGGCCTCGAACGCCCGTCCGCCGGCCGGATCACGTACGACGGCACGCCGCTGAACTACTCCACCCGCGCCCTGCGCACCTTCCGCCGCCAGGTCCAACTGGTCCTCCAGGACCCGATGGGCTCCCTCAACCCCCGCCACACCGTCTACGAGGCAGTGGCGGAAGGCCCTCGCATCCACGGCCTGCCCGATGAGGAATCCATCGTCACCTCCGCCCTGGCGCGAGCGGGTTTGCGGCCGCCGGAGCGGTTCTTTCAGCGATATCCGCACGAGTTGTCGGGTGGGCAGCGGCAGCGGGTGGTGATTGCCGGTGCGTTGGCGCTGGAGCCGAAGGTGCTGATCGCGGACGAGCCGGTGGCGTCGCTGGATGCCTCGGTCCGGGGTGAGATTCTCGCGTTGCTGCTCCGGCTGCGCGACGAGCTCGGCCTGTCCGCGCTCGTCGTCACCCACGACCTCGGCCTGGCCTGGAACATCGCCGACCGGGTCGCCGTCATGTACCTCGGCCGGATCGTCGAGTCCGGCCGTACCGAAGACGTCCTCACCAACCCGCAGCACCCGTACACCCAGGCCCTGCTCTCCGTCCTCCCGGAGTCCCCGGCCCGCATCGTCCTCACCGGCGAACCGCCCGACCCCACCCGCATCCCCTCCGGCTGCCGCTTCCACCCCCGCTGCCAACTGGCCGCCGCCGGCACCGCCGTCGGCGCCTGCACGACCACCCCACTCCCCGTTCTCTCCACCGCCACCGGCACCCAGGTCGCCTGCCACTTGGTTCCAGCCGTTGACAATAGTTAA
- a CDS encoding ArsR/SmtB family transcription factor: MAQDQVDRFFEVLADPTRRHVVQLLGDGPQRAGRLAAATGTSSPAMSRHLRILLAAGLVAAERVPDDARVRVFRLNPEPVVAVQAWLDQVQAHWRDQLGAFKSHVEQKEKSDD, from the coding sequence ATGGCGCAAGATCAGGTGGATCGGTTCTTCGAGGTACTGGCTGATCCGACGCGACGGCACGTCGTGCAGCTGCTCGGCGACGGTCCCCAGCGGGCCGGCCGGCTGGCCGCCGCGACCGGGACCTCGTCGCCGGCCATGAGCCGGCACCTGCGAATCCTGCTGGCGGCCGGGCTGGTCGCCGCCGAGCGGGTCCCGGACGATGCGCGCGTCCGCGTGTTCCGGCTCAACCCCGAGCCCGTCGTCGCCGTACAGGCCTGGCTCGACCAGGTCCAGGCGCACTGGCGCGACCAGCTCGGCGCCTTCAAGTCTCATGTCGAGCAGAAGGAGAAGTCCGATGACTGA
- a CDS encoding VOC family protein: MTEPSATAAVEVAIDPATAFKVFTEEIDLWWVRGPINFWDSARAVEIRIEPGVGGRILEVYADDALERGVITAWEPGARFEYRSSTDDTETTVTFDPTAAGTRVTVVEALVPGGTDAVYSWQNVLHWFPAWVARRDIAPHQVREVGRLAVALSYDDPAAAARWLHTVFGLETWDRVPEEGRQPSWIELHAGASSIILLRRTESGAPGADHATWVYVDDLDAHFAHSQENGAKLLSEVHQHGYRCYEAEDLEGHRWTFLQARPTMQ; this comes from the coding sequence ATGACTGAACCGTCCGCGACCGCAGCGGTCGAGGTCGCCATCGACCCCGCGACAGCGTTCAAGGTCTTCACCGAGGAGATCGACCTGTGGTGGGTCCGCGGCCCGATCAACTTCTGGGACTCCGCCCGCGCGGTCGAGATCCGGATCGAGCCGGGCGTCGGCGGCCGGATCCTCGAGGTGTACGCCGACGACGCGCTGGAGCGGGGCGTGATCACCGCCTGGGAGCCGGGCGCACGGTTCGAGTACCGCAGCTCCACCGACGACACCGAGACCACCGTCACCTTCGACCCGACCGCCGCCGGTACCCGCGTGACCGTCGTCGAGGCGCTGGTCCCGGGTGGCACCGACGCCGTCTACTCCTGGCAGAACGTGCTGCACTGGTTCCCCGCCTGGGTCGCCCGCCGCGACATCGCACCACACCAGGTCCGCGAGGTCGGCCGGCTCGCGGTCGCCTTGTCGTACGACGATCCCGCCGCCGCGGCGCGCTGGCTGCACACCGTGTTCGGGCTCGAGACCTGGGACCGCGTCCCCGAAGAGGGCCGGCAGCCGTCGTGGATCGAGCTGCACGCCGGCGCGTCCTCGATCATCCTGCTCCGCCGGACCGAGTCGGGCGCTCCGGGCGCCGACCACGCGACCTGGGTGTACGTCGACGACCTCGACGCGCATTTCGCGCACAGCCAGGAGAACGGCGCCAAGCTCCTCTCCGAGGTCCACCAGCACGGGTACCGCTGCTACGAGGCCGAAGATCTCGAAGGCCACCGCTGGACCTTCCTCCAGGCCCGCCCGACGATGCAGTGA
- a CDS encoding phosphotransferase, which produces MRAFHDATRDSCLSGDHEVVCHHDPAPTNFVFTDGLPTALFDLDLAAPGDPLEDLGYAAWTWCIASKHNDPTRQAHQVRVLADAYDLRDRSSLVDAILQSQLDNVQFWIDRPCDAAPERTAWSHREHAFTLTNRQLFEEALA; this is translated from the coding sequence TTGCGTGCCTTCCACGACGCGACCCGCGACTCGTGCCTGTCCGGCGACCACGAGGTCGTCTGCCACCACGACCCGGCGCCCACCAACTTCGTCTTCACCGACGGCCTCCCCACGGCCCTGTTCGACCTCGACCTGGCCGCCCCCGGCGACCCCCTCGAAGACCTCGGCTACGCCGCCTGGACCTGGTGCATCGCCTCCAAACACAACGACCCCACCAGACAGGCCCACCAGGTACGCGTCCTGGCCGACGCCTACGATCTACGCGACCGGTCAAGCCTCGTCGACGCGATCCTTCAAAGCCAACTGGACAACGTGCAGTTCTGGATCGACAGACCCTGCGACGCCGCACCCGAACGCACCGCCTGGTCCCACCGCGAGCACGCCTTCACGCTCACCAACAGACAGCTGTTCGAAGAAGCCCTCGCCTGA
- a CDS encoding RloB family protein, with product MIFCEGQASEPDYLNAVKRLPEIRANTAISLVIDPSYGLPMDLVTKAVERLHRDPEIDECWCVFDVEWPQHHPHLDRALRLAAAEGIRIAVSNPCFELWLILHFQEQAGFLQTRDAEAVSRQLDGRSGKRLDGAKYMPLRHDACERAMRLATRHERNDSNFPDDNPSSTMHELLAAIESPRD from the coding sequence CTGATCTTCTGCGAGGGCCAGGCGTCGGAGCCGGATTATCTGAACGCAGTCAAGCGCCTCCCGGAGATCCGGGCCAATACCGCCATCAGTCTGGTGATCGATCCGTCGTACGGACTTCCGATGGATCTCGTGACCAAGGCCGTCGAACGACTGCACCGGGACCCGGAGATCGATGAATGCTGGTGTGTGTTCGACGTCGAGTGGCCGCAACACCATCCGCATCTGGATCGAGCCCTGCGGCTGGCCGCGGCCGAAGGAATCCGGATCGCCGTATCAAATCCGTGCTTCGAGTTGTGGTTGATCCTGCATTTTCAGGAGCAAGCCGGCTTCTTGCAGACGCGCGACGCAGAGGCTGTCAGTCGTCAACTGGACGGTCGTTCCGGTAAGCGACTGGATGGTGCCAAGTACATGCCACTCAGGCACGACGCCTGCGAGCGAGCGATGCGACTAGCCACCCGGCACGAACGCAACGACAGCAACTTCCCGGACGACAACCCGTCGTCGACGATGCACGAACTGCTGGCTGCGATCGAATCTCCGCGCGATTGA